Proteins from a single region of Dyadobacter fanqingshengii:
- a CDS encoding DUF3291 domain-containing protein translates to MGQFQLAQINVAQMRGVNINDPLMKEFVDNLDAVNALAEMSEGFVWRLKDENNNATAFDPYQDPTIITNISVWRDITTLQQFTYRSFHSEFLKRRREWFSVYGSVYMAMWWIPAGEYPTIEQAVERLEYLKTNGPSPYAFSFKNSFSASQTSKA, encoded by the coding sequence ATGGGACAATTTCAATTGGCGCAGATTAATGTGGCTCAAATGAGAGGCGTCAATATCAATGACCCACTGATGAAGGAATTTGTGGACAATCTGGATGCTGTCAACGCGCTTGCAGAAATGAGCGAAGGATTTGTGTGGCGTTTGAAGGATGAGAATAACAACGCAACCGCGTTCGACCCCTATCAGGACCCCACCATCATTACCAATATATCGGTCTGGCGCGATATAACGACTTTGCAACAATTCACTTACCGCTCCTTCCATTCCGAGTTTTTAAAACGAAGGCGCGAATGGTTTTCCGTTTATGGCAGTGTGTACATGGCCATGTGGTGGATACCCGCAGGGGAATATCCTACCATTGAGCAGGCGGTGGAGCGGCTCGAATATCTAAAAACAAATGGTCCGTCTCCATATGCATTCAGCTTTAAGAACAGTTTTTCGGCAAGCCAAACCTCGAAGGCATAA
- a CDS encoding Crp/Fnr family transcriptional regulator, giving the protein MMHSKLRQHIEKLVPLTDDEYAFVEKHFVFRKFKKHQFMVQRGELVPYNYFLLSGLTKLVHTDEETEKQSILAFAMEDWWDNDFEAYYTRTKATLSMECLEDTEALCLSLDNFHALRVGLPKIEHFFLEKVMSGFLAGQRRILSLMTSSAHERYKQFVAQHPTLLQRLPKTQLAAYLGVSRETLSRLDL; this is encoded by the coding sequence ATGATGCATTCGAAATTGCGGCAACATATTGAGAAGCTGGTGCCATTAACGGACGATGAATATGCATTCGTTGAAAAGCATTTTGTTTTTAGAAAATTTAAAAAACATCAGTTTATGGTGCAGCGGGGAGAGCTGGTGCCCTATAATTATTTCCTGCTGTCGGGACTGACCAAGCTGGTTCACACCGATGAGGAGACTGAAAAACAATCCATTCTGGCCTTCGCTATGGAAGACTGGTGGGACAACGATTTCGAAGCTTACTACACGCGCACAAAGGCAACACTTTCCATGGAATGTCTCGAAGATACCGAAGCGTTATGCTTGTCGCTGGACAATTTTCATGCATTACGTGTCGGTTTGCCCAAAATCGAGCATTTCTTTCTGGAAAAAGTAATGTCCGGCTTTTTAGCGGGGCAGCGCCGCATTCTTTCGCTGATGACTTCCAGCGCCCACGAACGTTACAAACAGTTTGTCGCCCAGCATCCAACGCTCCTGCAACGCCTGCCCAAAACGCAACTCGCTGCATATCTGGGTGTTTCCCGCGAGACGCTCAGTCGGTTGGACTTGTAG
- a CDS encoding RidA family protein gives MEKRIINPWKWQDGRSYNQGVEVKHSESTLYVAGQAAVHPDGTSSDADMRTQLLLAIHNLEQVVSQAGYELKNIARLTVYTTNHPEFFSVFDTFTEWIAENEIKQVTSVIEVKTLYETLCVELEATLVK, from the coding sequence ATGGAAAAAAGAATCATAAATCCTTGGAAATGGCAGGACGGACGGTCCTACAATCAAGGCGTAGAAGTGAAGCATAGCGAAAGCACCTTATACGTGGCAGGCCAGGCCGCCGTACATCCTGATGGCACATCGAGCGACGCAGATATGCGCACCCAGCTGCTCCTGGCCATACATAATCTCGAACAGGTCGTCAGCCAGGCCGGATACGAACTCAAAAACATCGCCCGCCTGACCGTATACACGACCAACCACCCGGAGTTTTTCTCCGTCTTCGACACATTCACCGAATGGATCGCCGAGAACGAAATAAAGCAAGTCACGAGTGTTATCGAGGTAAAAACGCTTTATGAAACCTTATGCGTGGAATTGGAAGCGACGCTTGTAAAGTAA
- a CDS encoding RNA polymerase sigma factor, whose protein sequence is MEWLSDCTTDEKQWIERCAKRDPKAQQWIFKHFFGLAMGICVRYLSVYDLAQEAVSDSFLKIFDQLPRQLPDIRSFRAWMRAMVVRTAIDYFRKEKKNFALTSLDAVFEIAEIDAEVISNQSVTEILQLLEKLPPVWKVVFNLYEVEGYSHEEIGKMLAISASSSRVYLAKGKQSLRKMIAIQNGSN, encoded by the coding sequence GTGGAATGGCTATCTGATTGCACAACCGATGAAAAACAATGGATTGAACGCTGCGCAAAACGAGATCCCAAAGCGCAGCAATGGATTTTTAAGCATTTTTTTGGTTTAGCGATGGGAATATGTGTGCGATACCTTTCTGTGTACGATCTGGCGCAGGAAGCAGTCAGTGATTCTTTTCTCAAAATATTTGATCAGCTACCCAGGCAATTGCCGGATATCCGGTCTTTCAGGGCATGGATGCGGGCAATGGTTGTTCGCACAGCCATTGACTATTTTCGAAAGGAAAAGAAAAATTTTGCTTTAACAAGCCTGGATGCAGTTTTTGAAATTGCTGAAATTGATGCAGAAGTGATTTCAAATCAGTCAGTAACAGAGATTTTACAGCTGCTTGAAAAACTCCCGCCTGTCTGGAAGGTCGTATTCAATTTGTATGAAGTGGAAGGATATAGCCATGAGGAAATTGGTAAAATGTTGGCCATCTCGGCCTCATCGTCAAGGGTTTATCTTGCAAAAGGGAAACAGAGCCTGCGGAAAATGATAGCGATACAAAACGGAAGCAATTGA
- a CDS encoding helix-turn-helix domain-containing protein, producing the protein MKRYILHEPFSIYHFEADVWQHSVHKHTYFEIIFILKGSGVHHINGHAYVYASDDVFLLGPEDFHHFEISETTEFCFVRFNESAEKQQPEAAWQPIIRTLLSTSSQSSNSIVTDKQEKRKLLHLLAVLEAECANDKSAYFDMVRDSILRSMLLVLARNLFNHSPANDARKYSVEAILMYIRQHIFQPECLTIEHLALQFNYAPAYISLFFKRHTGESLKQYIIRYKVRIIESRLLYSKHTLTEIADEFGYTDESHLCKQFRKYTGISPALFRQRG; encoded by the coding sequence ATGAAAAGATATATTCTTCACGAGCCCTTCAGCATTTACCATTTTGAGGCCGATGTGTGGCAGCATTCCGTGCACAAGCACACATATTTTGAGATCATTTTTATATTAAAGGGGAGTGGAGTGCACCATATCAATGGACATGCTTACGTGTATGCGAGCGACGATGTATTCCTGCTGGGGCCGGAGGATTTTCACCATTTCGAGATCAGCGAAACCACAGAATTCTGTTTTGTCCGTTTCAATGAGTCTGCCGAAAAGCAGCAGCCGGAAGCCGCCTGGCAGCCGATCATCAGAACGTTGCTTAGCACTTCGTCGCAAAGCTCCAATTCCATTGTGACCGATAAGCAGGAAAAGCGAAAGTTACTGCATTTGCTGGCTGTGCTGGAGGCGGAGTGCGCGAATGATAAGTCTGCCTATTTCGATATGGTTCGCGACAGCATCTTGCGGAGTATGCTACTGGTTCTTGCGCGGAACCTTTTCAACCATTCTCCGGCCAATGATGCACGAAAATATTCTGTGGAGGCGATTCTGATGTACATTCGCCAGCATATTTTCCAACCGGAATGCCTTACGATAGAGCATCTGGCGCTGCAATTTAATTATGCACCGGCTTACATCAGCCTGTTTTTTAAAAGGCACACCGGCGAATCGCTCAAACAGTATATTATCAGGTATAAAGTCAGAATTATCGAATCGCGGTTGCTTTATAGCAAGCATACACTGACGGAAATAGCGGACGAATTTGGGTACACCGATGAGAGCCACCTTTGCAAACAATTTCGCAAATACACAGGCATTTCGCCTGCATTATTCCGTCAACGCGGATGA
- a CDS encoding 3-keto-disaccharide hydrolase — protein MRLTILLLAALLSICTLPSIQNKDEWVVLLDKDLSQWENYLSYKHKDNYNGKIPVDAAGKEIAPVGYNKDKSQVFKVLDEPGGPVLRVSGELYGCVFTKQSYKNYHLKLQVKWGVNKYEPRKEKLRDSGILYHSIGEAGAEYWRTWMMSQEFQIMEGHMGDFWCQASSAIDIRSFPSEGVMNRVADESQPFGTFKSGSDYFCMRSGNFEKPDNEWNTLELICFEGQSLHIVNGHVVMVLKNSRYIKPGGEEIPMTSGKIQLQSEAAEVFYRDVRIKQLSALPAAYRKYFL, from the coding sequence ATGAGATTGACAATTTTACTGCTGGCTGCATTATTAAGCATTTGTACGCTGCCTTCCATACAAAATAAGGATGAGTGGGTTGTGCTTCTGGATAAAGATCTCAGTCAATGGGAGAATTATCTCAGCTACAAGCATAAAGACAATTATAATGGAAAAATACCAGTTGACGCGGCTGGCAAGGAAATAGCACCCGTTGGATATAACAAGGATAAGAGTCAGGTTTTTAAAGTGCTCGACGAGCCGGGCGGCCCGGTTTTACGGGTTAGCGGGGAGCTTTACGGATGCGTTTTTACCAAACAATCTTACAAAAACTACCACCTCAAATTACAGGTCAAATGGGGCGTAAACAAATATGAACCCCGGAAAGAAAAACTGCGTGATTCAGGCATTTTATACCATTCTATCGGTGAAGCGGGTGCTGAATACTGGCGTACTTGGATGATGTCGCAGGAATTCCAGATCATGGAGGGGCATATGGGAGATTTCTGGTGCCAGGCAAGCTCTGCGATCGATATCCGCTCATTTCCATCCGAAGGTGTGATGAACCGCGTCGCTGATGAAAGCCAGCCTTTTGGCACATTCAAATCAGGAAGCGACTATTTCTGTATGCGCTCTGGGAATTTTGAAAAACCAGATAATGAATGGAATACCTTGGAATTAATCTGTTTTGAGGGACAAAGTCTGCATATTGTAAACGGGCATGTGGTGATGGTTTTGAAAAACTCACGTTACATTAAACCCGGCGGCGAAGAAATCCCGATGACCAGCGGCAAGATCCAGCTGCAAAGCGAAGCCGCCGAAGTTTTTTATCGTGATGTGCGCATCAAGCAGCTTAGTGCGCTGCCGGCAGCGTATCGAAAGTATTTTTTGTAA
- a CDS encoding DUF2490 domain-containing protein has product MYKSFLACLLYIIIPVTALSQANYRAGTLSQINVNVKVAETWKLNTKLETRQIFSSKKPEALASHRFDYERTDLNFILTKKVSADNTVGGGYLIRLEDGRFTHRFIQQFNHVKNLEVLSVAHRIVADETFSADNSPEFRLRYRLGLEMPLNGQQIDPKEFYGKINNEYLGIFSNSDPDLEIRGLAAIGYNASDNNKIELGLEYRVNEFNTQTKAQQFWLTIAWFVSI; this is encoded by the coding sequence ATGTATAAATCGTTTCTAGCTTGTCTGTTATATATCATAATCCCAGTTACGGCACTTAGTCAGGCCAATTACAGGGCAGGGACGCTTTCTCAAATCAATGTTAATGTCAAAGTAGCTGAGACCTGGAAGTTAAATACGAAGCTGGAAACCCGGCAAATATTTTCCAGCAAAAAGCCGGAAGCACTCGCCAGCCATCGTTTTGATTACGAAAGGACAGATCTGAATTTTATACTTACCAAAAAAGTGTCAGCCGACAATACCGTCGGCGGAGGTTACCTGATACGGTTGGAAGACGGACGGTTTACACATCGTTTCATACAGCAGTTTAATCATGTAAAAAACCTGGAGGTGCTCAGTGTTGCACATCGCATAGTGGCTGATGAGACATTTAGTGCTGACAATTCACCAGAGTTCCGCCTGCGATATCGCCTGGGCCTGGAAATGCCTTTGAACGGTCAGCAGATCGATCCTAAGGAATTTTATGGGAAGATAAATAATGAATATTTGGGTATTTTCTCAAACAGCGATCCGGATCTGGAAATACGAGGATTAGCTGCAATAGGGTATAATGCTTCCGATAACAACAAGATCGAGTTAGGCTTGGAATACCGCGTAAATGAATTTAATACTCAGACAAAAGCGCAACAATTTTGGCTGACAATTGCTTGGTTTGTAAGTATTTAA
- a CDS encoding calcium:proton antiporter has protein sequence MKKIFQWSYIAPAIAWVFYLVLPIGTGFVVNSLAVVALIAGVFSAVHHAEVVAHKVGEPYGTIILAVAVTLLEASIIVSLMLTGGVGADTYARDTLFAAVMLILNGILGISMFVGALKFKEQSFETKSVTIALVSLVSILVLTLVLPNFTTSIAGPSYSTPQLIAIGVCCLVIYGSFIFTQTIRHRKYFLAEVSGQEKDVTRSEALTSLGFLLVCLGVVIFLAKNLSPVIESGIIAAGLPTALVGVAIAAVILLPEGIAAIRAARRGQYQTSINLALGSALASIGLSIPTVVIVCTIMDLPLILGLGMKSMVLLVLSVFTVMLSLNKGQTNGLYAIVLLVNLMMYIFTIVFP, from the coding sequence ATGAAAAAAATATTTCAGTGGAGTTACATAGCACCCGCTATTGCCTGGGTTTTTTACCTCGTGCTGCCTATTGGTACAGGCTTTGTAGTCAACTCGTTAGCCGTGGTTGCTTTGATTGCAGGTGTGTTTTCGGCGGTACACCATGCTGAGGTGGTCGCACACAAAGTAGGCGAACCTTACGGCACGATCATACTGGCAGTAGCGGTAACGCTTTTGGAAGCTTCGATTATTGTATCACTCATGTTGACGGGAGGCGTCGGTGCCGATACTTATGCACGGGACACGCTTTTTGCAGCCGTTATGCTTATTCTGAACGGCATCCTGGGTATCAGTATGTTTGTAGGAGCATTGAAATTCAAAGAACAGAGCTTTGAAACAAAAAGTGTAACAATTGCTTTGGTAAGCCTGGTATCCATTCTGGTGCTTACACTGGTATTGCCAAATTTCACCACAAGTATCGCCGGACCTTCTTACAGTACCCCACAGCTCATTGCGATTGGCGTCTGCTGCCTGGTCATTTATGGGTCTTTTATATTTACGCAAACCATCAGGCACCGCAAGTATTTTTTGGCAGAAGTTTCCGGCCAAGAGAAAGATGTTACCCGAAGCGAAGCACTGACCAGCCTTGGTTTTTTGCTCGTATGTTTAGGTGTAGTTATTTTCCTGGCCAAAAATCTCTCCCCGGTAATTGAAAGCGGAATCATCGCAGCCGGCTTACCCACGGCACTGGTGGGTGTGGCTATTGCAGCCGTTATTTTACTGCCAGAAGGCATTGCTGCTATCCGTGCGGCCAGACGCGGCCAATATCAGACGAGCATTAACCTTGCCCTCGGTTCGGCATTAGCCAGTATTGGACTTAGTATCCCTACTGTCGTGATTGTCTGCACTATCATGGATCTGCCCCTGATACTTGGCTTGGGTATGAAATCCATGGTCCTGCTTGTCCTCTCAGTTTTTACGGTTATGCTGTCACTAAACAAAGGACAAACCAATGGCTTGTATGCGATTGTGCTCCTGGTTAATTTAATGATGTACATTTTCACAATCGTATTTCCTTAA